TTGGTAATTAGACTGGTTTTAAAAGATATTTCAACCGAAATAATTAAAGCGACAATGAATTTAAAACTGGGATTCATAACAAGCCTCACTCGTCTACGTATGTTAATTGTTGCTGGTCAAATACAAGGTGGTAATCGCACCAATCTGCCAAATTAGTTAGTTCATGGCTGATAATTAGAAGTGTCTGCCCTCTTTTTTCCTGGCTTTCGCGCAACAGACCCATTACTTTTTGTGCCGATTCGTGATCTAAGCCGCTTAAGGGCTCATCAATTAATAAAACGTCTTGATCAGCAATTAGCATTAATAAAATTTGTAATTTCTTTTGTTGACCGCCCGAAAGTGAGTAGACGACTTGGTCTAGTGTCTGGTCAAGATCAAGGTCTTTCACCTCTTTCGCGATTTTTTGATCGGAATAAAAGTTGCTAGTGCGCATTTTTTTACTGAGGTTAAGTTCATCTTCAACGGAAACGTTAATAAATTGATCACTTGCACTTTGAAATATCTGCCCGACTTGACGCAAATATTTTCGCATGCGCAAGTTGCGAATTTCTTTTTGGCGGTAAGTCAAACTACCAGTGTATGTGAGCATCTTGGTTAGCGCATTGAAAAGCGATGTTTTCCCCACACCATTAGGGCCAGTGATTAGGGTGGCTTTGCCTGCCACAATCTTTAAGTGCTCCTGTTTTAGCAGTAACCGGTTCTGCTTAATTAAGGTATTAGTAAGTTCAAAGCAGCTTGTTTCATTAGTTGGTAGGGCAAAAGAATAATGCTCGTGGTGGTCATTTTGCTGAAGAAGCTGCTTTTTTTCGGCAGTGCTTAAGGCAGTAACCTGGTGACCGGTAAATTTAAACAAACAGTCACAAATACCCTCATAATCGGCTAGAACATGGTCGCTTAGAATAATTGTTTTTCCTAAGTCACGAAGATGAGCCAACTTTTTAATTAAAAATTGGCGGGCAGCAGGGTCGCAACTTGCAAAAGGCTCATCAAGCAGAAAAAGATCGACATCCATTGCAATTAAAACAGCAAGAGCTACTCGTTGCTGCTCACCGCCAGACATAGTATTGATTTTTTGATCAAGCAGCTGGTCGATCTGGGTAAAAGAAGTTGCTTTTTGCAATCGTTTTGAGTAGTGCTCACGGTCGATTTTCAGGTTTTCAAGTGCAAAAATGATCTCTTCACGTGGTGTTGCCATTGTGAATTGCTCGCCAGCATTTTGAAACATCATTGCACTCTTAAGCCCATTAAGATCGACAGTTCCACTAACTTTACCAGCATATTTAGGATAAAGGCCAGCTAAAATTTTTAATAGCGTCGATTTACCGCAACCTGTTGGCCCGATTAATAAGGAAAATTTGCCCGTCGGGATATTAAGATTAACATCTTGCAAAATAGGCTTTTTTTCATCATATGAAAAAGTAAGGTTTTTAGTTTTCAGCAATTTTTTAACCAATCTAAAAAAGTCGCTATGGCATAAAAGCCAGGCGACGTTAAAATTCAGTGCTTTTCCCTTCGCTGGCATTATCCATAGCAGGTTCAGTGGGTATATTCTCAGCCAAGATGGCACCCCAATATTTCAGGTCAATTATACATAAAAGCAATTTTCTTGTCTAGTTGCGGCAAATTAGGCGCCGTTAATAGCACTTAAGGCTCAACTTCTATCACAGATGTTAAAAACATATAAATAGCGGCGCTTTTTGCTATATAATAAAATTATGAAAATAAATTACTAATTAGAAGGTGACATCATGGCAGCAGTTAAGCTAGAACAATATTTGGTAAGTGTATTGGATTCAACTAATGCGGATACGAATGAAGTCCGGCTAAAGCCCGGAAACAAGGCCTTTAACCTGTTTAGGGTTTACCTTGAAAATCATAATACGGGCATTCACCGGTACCAAACCAGCAATCCCACAATTTTGTACGAAGCTGAAGGCATGGCAAAAACTAAAATTAACGGACAAAACTTAACTTTAAAAGCGGGTAATTTGCTGTTTTTGCAAGAAAAATGTGGCTATGAGGTCGAAAAACAAGGGAAAAATGATCTTTTGGTCAAATTAGAATTTAGTTCAAAGGTTAATTGCGCGGATTTTCTGGGAGAAAAAACAACGCTCAATTCACGTGAACAAAAAGTAGCCGAACAGCTTGTTCAGATTCTCAAGACTAAGAGACTATTAAGTTTGCGCTGCTCACAAATGTCGCGCCCGAGTCAGTTAATGAAAAAAGTTATTGATGAATATTTAAACCACAATCTTTTTACGCGCAGTATTATTGCAGCCGAATTGCGAATACTTGTGATTACGGCAATTAGAAATCAAGACCTGGAAACAGCGCCAGCTAATCAACATAAGTTTGCGCAAACGGCGTTAGAGCGTTACATTGATGCAAACTATACTGATATTACTTTAAATAAAACAGCAGAACACTTTGGACTCAACCCGAATTACTTTTCCAGTTTAGTTAAGCAAAAAACTGGTAAGAGCTTTGTTGAACATGTTGATGAACGCCGGATGCAGGAGGCACGCAATTTGCTTGCTCGGCCTGACATTTCGGTTAAAGAAATCATCGCGCGGGTCGGTTATAACGGTAAATCATTCTTTTACAAAAAGTTTAATGAATATTACCATGAAACGCCGGTACAAATGCGTGCGGAACTGTTTAGACAAGCCAATATCAATTTAAAGTAAGAGCAATATTTTTATCAAAAAAGGAGCGGACTATTTTGCAGAGCGCTCCTTTTTAAGTTACATTTTTTCTAAACGTTTAATTCGGTCACTTGTAGGCGGGTGACTGTCGAATAAGTGGGTAAGACCATGTCGTTTACGTAGCGGATCTTCGATATACATGCCAGCACTACTTGGATCAGCAGCTTTCATGGGGTCAGAACCGTCAATTTTTGTCAAAGCAGAAATCAAACCGTGAGGATTACGGGTCAACTCAACTGAAGAAGCATCTGCTAAATATTCACGGTTGCGTGATAAAGCCATTTGAGCAAGACTGGCACAAATAGGTCCTAAAATAAGTACAAAAATGATCGCCACGATTTTGAAAATAACGACAATAGTATTGCCATTATCGTTGTCACTGTCGCGATCATCATCAATCCACCAAATATAGCGACTGGCAATACCTGATAAATATGAAATGACACCAACCAGTACGGCTGCAATAGTGGAAACCAAGATATCATAATTTCTAATATGTGAGATTTCGTGACCTAAAACGCCCTCAAGTTCCTCGCGATTCATCATGTCAAGTAAGCCCTGGGTGACAGCAACCGCAGAATGGTTTGGATCCCGTCCGGTTGCAAAAGCATTAGGACTAGGATCATTGATAATAAAAACGCGTGGCATTGGTACTTTGCCGACTAGCGCCATATCTTGAACAACGTGCCATAAAACGGGGTTGTCTTGTTCATGAATTTCTTGGGCATGATTTAGACTCATAACCATATTAGCGGGATTAGGCAAGACAATTAACATGTAAATCGCACTAAAAATAAGCGCAATAATTACCCCTAATAAAGGTCGATTGCCCCAGATAAAACCTAATCCGGCACCAACTAAGGCGAGAATAATGACAAATAAAATCAAGATGCCAGTAGTTTTGCGTTTGTTGCTGGCAATTTGTTGAAATAACATAAAATTGACCTATTGCTTAAAATTTAACTTTAGGTACTTCTTTTTCAGCTTCACTCGTTTGTAAGTAATCAACTTTGCGGAATCCGTGGATATTAGCAACGATATTGGAAGGAAAAGTTAACAACTTTTGATCGTAAAGAGCTGCAGATGAATTGTAAAGTTGCCGTGAATAAGCAATTTTATTTTCAGTGTTGGTTAATTCTTCCTGCAGTTGAGCAAAGTTCTGGTTAGCTTTTAAATCAGGATAATTTTCCGATAAAGCAAAGATTGATCTCAAAGTATCAGAAATTTGGTTAGAAACCTTTAGCGTTTGGGCATGATCATCACTTGGAATAGCAGTCAACTGGTTCCGCAATTGAACAACTCTTTCCAGAGTTTCACTTTCATGCTTGGCATAGCCCTTAGTAGTTTCAACTAAATTAGGAATCAAATCATTGCGCCGTTTTAATTGCACATCAATCTGGCTCCAAGATTCGTCAGTGTAAACTTTAGCTTTTTGTAAGCCGTTATAGATTGCAATATAAATTGCGATGAGCAGGATAACAATAATTGCAATAATTATTATTAACCAAGTTGAATTTGACATAATTTTTCCTCCTTATGTTTATTCAATTATAACTGATAAAGTTAAACTTGAGTATTAAAAAAAGCTTTAGCAGCATTTGCAGGTAAAGCTTTAATAATTATTAAGTTTTATAGTAGTATCAATGCCCAGCCAATTAGTGTCAAGATGATTAAACCGGCGTATTGCATTAATAGCCATTTTTTGAAAAATTCACTGCGGGAAACAGTTGCATTTTGAGTAAAAGTTTTTAAAACAAGCATATTGGCCATAGAACCAATTGGTGAACCGAAGCCACCGATATTTGATCCCAAAAAGAGGGCTTTGGCAAATGTAGTAAACTTGCCGACTAAAATAGTTGCTGGAACGTTGCTAATGATTTGACTAGAGATAATAGAAGTAAAGTAGGTAGATGTCTCAGAGTTAACCATGGTGTGAATCAGGGTAACAATCATTGGGATCTGCTGGATATCGCTAATAAAGATAAAGAAGCAAGTAAAGGTTAGCAGCAAGGCGTAGTCGATTTTTAACAAAATGCGCGGATTAATTATTAAAGCTAAGATAGCTGCTACAATCATTGGGATTGCAACGTTAATAACTTTGAAAACACCCAAAAAGAATAAAGCAAAAACTGCGGTAGTAATCACAGTTGGGCGTACGCTGATATTAATCTGTTTGATATCCTGAACGGGAATTTTTTTCTGTGGGATAAAGTGAAAAATGATGAAAGTAATCGCGACAGCTGCAAGCAAGTATGGCAGTGACCATGAGAAAAATTCTAGTGCAGTGACGGAATATTTGCTAACAAGAAAAATGTTATGTGGGTTACCCCACGGAGTAAATGCGGCTCCGATGTTGGCTCCCATTCCGATTAAGGTAACTGGTAGAATTTGCGGTAAATCGCATCTTTTAGCAATGTTTAAGTACAAGGGAATTAATGTAAGCGCTGTTATGTCATTACCCAAAAACATCCCAGAAATGATCGCCAGTAGCGTAAACAGGATATTGAGCTTGCGCATGTTATCGGCAATACTAGTTAATTTGTAAGCTAGTACATCGAGAACATGCAGGTAAGCATAAATTTGAATAATAATTAACATCGCGGCGACAGAAAAGATTGTGTGTAAGTTAATATCCGCCGGCCGAGGTCTAGCAAAGAAAAGACTGATTACCGTCACCACAACGGTAATTTGCAGAATTTTATCACTAAAGATCTTTTTTAAGACGGTCATAAAATGTCCCCTTTCACAAGTTACAATCATCTATAGTTGCTATATCCATTTTGAGCTTTTTTTCCTGTATACGCAATATAAATATTTGGATAGAAAAAAAACCATAAAATAAATAGCGGATAAAAGGGGCCAATAAACATAACTTTTGACTTCTGAACTTGTTCCACCCTATACTTGAGGAAACAGGCATTGATTAGGAGGAATTTTTATTATGAGTAATTCAGAAACAGTTAATGTTAATATTAAATCTGCTGCTGCAGATAAAGTAAAAAACCAAGTTGAAGACGGTCAAATTGTTTTGCTATCTTTGAATGATGGTTCAAACAAATACTCAGATGTTGGCGGTTCTTGTGCTGCTGGCTCACGTTTCCAATTTGTAATTTTGGATAAACAGGATCCTGATTTCTCAATTGAAGTTGAAAACAATGCTGGTCTTAAGATTTACACTAGTCCTGCTGAAATGCAATATCTTGGCAATGACCTAGTTGTTGATGTGAAAAATGCAGCAATGAGCTTGTCAGATGATAGTGGTGTTATTGACGGCGCAATGACAATAAATGAATACAAGCCATCAGATCAATAAATAGTTTATAATAATTTTAGTTAAAAGATTTGGGAAGACATTCTTGGTGGATTGTCTTCTTTCTTTTTAATCAAAAATATTTATACTTGTTTTGCAAAAATAGACTTAAAACAGGAACGTCTTAAGCCAACCCTTGCCTCATTATGTCTGACGTGTTAAACTGAATAAGATTTTCGAAAATCTGAAAGGAAGTATAGTACTATGCGTAAAGG
This genomic window from Lactobacillus panisapium contains:
- a CDS encoding ATP-binding cassette domain-containing protein encodes the protein MLKTKNLTFSYDEKKPILQDVNLNIPTGKFSLLIGPTGCGKSTLLKILAGLYPKYAGKVSGTVDLNGLKSAMMFQNAGEQFTMATPREEIIFALENLKIDREHYSKRLQKATSFTQIDQLLDQKINTMSGGEQQRVALAVLIAMDVDLFLLDEPFASCDPAARQFLIKKLAHLRDLGKTIILSDHVLADYEGICDCLFKFTGHQVTALSTAEKKQLLQQNDHHEHYSFALPTNETSCFELTNTLIKQNRLLLKQEHLKIVAGKATLITGPNGVGKTSLFNALTKMLTYTGSLTYRQKEIRNLRMRKYLRQVGQIFQSASDQFINVSVEDELNLSKKMRTSNFYSDQKIAKEVKDLDLDQTLDQVVYSLSGGQQKKLQILLMLIADQDVLLIDEPLSGLDHESAQKVMGLLRESQEKRGQTLLIISHELTNLADWCDYHLVFDQQQLTYVDE
- a CDS encoding AraC family transcriptional regulator, which encodes MAAVKLEQYLVSVLDSTNADTNEVRLKPGNKAFNLFRVYLENHNTGIHRYQTSNPTILYEAEGMAKTKINGQNLTLKAGNLLFLQEKCGYEVEKQGKNDLLVKLEFSSKVNCADFLGEKTTLNSREQKVAEQLVQILKTKRLLSLRCSQMSRPSQLMKKVIDEYLNHNLFTRSIIAAELRILVITAIRNQDLETAPANQHKFAQTALERYIDANYTDITLNKTAEHFGLNPNYFSSLVKQKTGKSFVEHVDERRMQEARNLLARPDISVKEIIARVGYNGKSFFYKKFNEYYHETPVQMRAELFRQANINLK
- the htpX gene encoding zinc metalloprotease HtpX, which translates into the protein MLFQQIASNKRKTTGILILFVIILALVGAGLGFIWGNRPLLGVIIALIFSAIYMLIVLPNPANMVMSLNHAQEIHEQDNPVLWHVVQDMALVGKVPMPRVFIINDPSPNAFATGRDPNHSAVAVTQGLLDMMNREELEGVLGHEISHIRNYDILVSTIAAVLVGVISYLSGIASRYIWWIDDDRDSDNDNGNTIVVIFKIVAIIFVLILGPICASLAQMALSRNREYLADASSVELTRNPHGLISALTKIDGSDPMKAADPSSAGMYIEDPLRKRHGLTHLFDSHPPTSDRIKRLEKM
- a CDS encoding LemA family protein, which produces MSNSTWLIIIIAIIVILLIAIYIAIYNGLQKAKVYTDESWSQIDVQLKRRNDLIPNLVETTKGYAKHESETLERVVQLRNQLTAIPSDDHAQTLKVSNQISDTLRSIFALSENYPDLKANQNFAQLQEELTNTENKIAYSRQLYNSSAALYDQKLLTFPSNIVANIHGFRKVDYLQTSEAEKEVPKVKF
- a CDS encoding SLC13 family permease; the encoded protein is MTVLKKIFSDKILQITVVVTVISLFFARPRPADINLHTIFSVAAMLIIIQIYAYLHVLDVLAYKLTSIADNMRKLNILFTLLAIISGMFLGNDITALTLIPLYLNIAKRCDLPQILPVTLIGMGANIGAAFTPWGNPHNIFLVSKYSVTALEFFSWSLPYLLAAVAITFIIFHFIPQKKIPVQDIKQINISVRPTVITTAVFALFFLGVFKVINVAIPMIVAAILALIINPRILLKIDYALLLTFTCFFIFISDIQQIPMIVTLIHTMVNSETSTYFTSIISSQIISNVPATILVGKFTTFAKALFLGSNIGGFGSPIGSMANMLVLKTFTQNATVSRSEFFKKWLLMQYAGLIILTLIGWALILL
- a CDS encoding iron-sulfur cluster biosynthesis family protein, whose amino-acid sequence is MSNSETVNVNIKSAAADKVKNQVEDGQIVLLSLNDGSNKYSDVGGSCAAGSRFQFVILDKQDPDFSIEVENNAGLKIYTSPAEMQYLGNDLVVDVKNAAMSLSDDSGVIDGAMTINEYKPSDQ